Proteins encoded by one window of Papio anubis isolate 15944 chromosome 7, Panubis1.0, whole genome shotgun sequence:
- the CD276 gene encoding CD276 antigen has product MLHRQGSPGIGVHVGAALGALWFCLTGALEVQVPEDPVVALVGTDATLRCSFSPEPGFSLAQLNLIWQLTDTKQLVHSFTEGRDQGSAYANRTALFLDLLAQGNASLRLQRVRVADEGSFTCFVSIRDFGSAAVSLQVAAPYSKPSMTLEPNKDLRPGDTVTITCSSYRGYPEAEVFWQDGQGAPLTGNVTTSQMANEQGLFDVHSVLRVVLGANGTYSCLVRNPVLQQDAHGSITITPQRSPTGAVEVQVPEDPVVALVGTDATLRCSFSPEPGFSLAQLNLIWQLTDTKQLVHSFTEGRDQGSAYANRTALFLDLLAQGNASLRLQRVRVADEGSFTCFVSIRDFGSAAVSLQVAAPYSKPSMTLEPNKDLRPGDTVTITCSSYRGYPEAEVFWQDGQGAPLTGNVTTSQMANEQGLFDVHSVLRVVLGANGTYSCLVRNPVLQQDAHGSVTITGQPMTFPPEALWVTVGLSVCLVALLVALAFVCWRKIKQSCEEENAGAEDQDGEGEGSKTALQPLKHSDSKEDDGQELA; this is encoded by the exons ATGCTGCATCGGCAGGGCAGCCCTGGCATAGGTGTGCACGTGGGTGCAGCCCTGGGAGCACTGTGGTTCTGCCTCACAG GAGCCCTGGAGGTCCAGGTCCCTGAGGACCCAGTGGTGGCACTGGTGGGCACCGATGCCACCCTGCGCTGCTCCTTCTCCCCCGAGCCTGGCTTTAGCCTGGCACAGCTCAACCTCATCTGGCAGCTGACAGACACCAAACAGCTGGTGCACAGTTTCACTGAGGGCCGGGACCAGGGCAGCGCTTATGCCAACCGCACGGCGCTCTTCCTGGACCTGCTGGCACAGGGCAACGCATCCCTGAGGCTGCAGCGCGTGCGTGTGGCGGACGAGGGCAGCTTCACCTGCTTCGTGAGCATCCGGGATTTTGGCAGCGCTGCTGTCAGCCTGCAGGTGGCTG CTCCCTACTCGAAGCCCAGCATGACCCTGGAGCCCAACAAGGACCTGCGGCCCGGGGACACGGTGACCATCACGTGCTCCAGCTACCGGGGCTACCCTGAGGCCGAGGTGTTCTGGCAGGATGGGCAGGGTGCGCCCCTGACTGGCAACGTGACCACGTCGCAGATGGCCAATGAGCAGGGCTTGTTCGATGTGCACAGCGTCCTGCGGGTGGTGCTGGGTGCGAACGGCACCTACAGCTGCCTGGTGCGCAACCCCGTGCTGCAGCAGGATGCACACGGCTCCATCACCATCACACCCCAGAGAAGCCCCACAG GAGCCGTGGAGGTCCAGGTCCCTGAGGACCCGGTGGTAGCCCTAGTGGGCACCGATGCCACCCTGCGCTGCTCCTTCTCCCCCGAGCCTGGCTTTAGCCTGGCACAGCTCAACCTCATCTGGCAGCTGACAGACACCAAACAGCTGGTGCACAGTTTCACTGAGGGCCGGGACCAGGGCAGCGCTTATGCCAACCGCACGGCGCTCTTCCTGGACCTGCTGGCACAGGGCAACGCATCCCTGAGGCTGCAGCGCGTGCGTGTAGCGGACGAGGGCAGCTTCACCTGCTTCGTGAGCATCCGGGATTTTGGCAGCGCTGCTGTCAGCCTGCAGGTGGCTG CTCCCTACTCGAAGCCCAGCATGACCCTGGAGCCCAACAAGGACCTGCGGCCCGGGGACACGGTGACCATCACGTGCTCCAGCTACCGGGGCTACCCTGAGGCCGAGGTGTTCTGGCAGGATGGGCAGGGTGCGCCCCTGACTGGCAACGTGACCACGTCGCAGATGGCCAATGAGCAGGGCTTGTTCGATGTGCACAGCGTCCTGCGGGTGGTGCTGGGTGCGAACGGCACCTACAGCTGCCTGGTGCGCAACCCCGTGCTGCAGCAGGACGCGCATGGTTCTGTCACCATCACAG GGCAGCCCATGACATTCCCCCCGGAGGCCCTGTGGGTGACCGTGGGGCTCTCTGTCTGTCTCGTTGCACTGCTGGTGGCCCTGGCTTTCGTGTGCTGGAGAAAGATCAAACAGAGCTGTGAGGAGGAGAATGCag GAGCTGAGGACCaggatggggagggagaaggaTCCAAGACAG CCCTGCAGCCTCTGAAACACTCTGACAGCAAAGAAG ATGATGGACAAGAATTAGCCTGA